The Mangrovibacterium diazotrophicum genome has a segment encoding these proteins:
- a CDS encoding c-type cytochrome — protein MKTENLKKLLFATAVVVLSACGSPTEKPKALSTSELDEKAPAPQSQQGAEHPGKKVYTKYCKACHQTNGMGVASIFPPLSPNEFIKDKQKMIDIVLHGMKGKIEVDGETYNGLMTPHSHLTNQEIADVISYVRSNFGNELESVTAEEVQAAR, from the coding sequence ATGAAAACTGAAAATTTGAAGAAACTGCTCTTCGCGACGGCAGTTGTCGTTCTTTCCGCTTGTGGATCTCCCACTGAGAAACCAAAGGCATTGAGTACGTCAGAATTGGACGAAAAAGCGCCTGCCCCGCAAAGTCAGCAAGGTGCAGAACATCCGGGGAAGAAAGTTTATACGAAATATTGCAAAGCCTGCCACCAGACTAACGGAATGGGCGTTGCTTCAATTTTTCCGCCGCTTTCACCGAACGAGTTTATCAAGGATAAGCAGAAGATGATTGACATTGTGCTGCATGGAATGAAGGGTAAGATTGAAGTTGACGGTGAAACTTACAACGGGTTGATGACGCCGCACAGCCATTTGACGAATCAGGAAATTGCAGATGTGATTTCGTACGTTCGTTCTAATTTTGGCAATGAGCTGGAGTCGGTGACGGCGGAAGAAGTGCAGGCTGCCCGATAA
- a CDS encoding PD-(D/E)XK nuclease family protein gives MEPFLKQVARHLYQSQHEKIDRVTVVFPSRRSGVFFNAYLNELIEKPILGPQAITINELVSKLSGVQISDHISQILTLHQIYKAETGHDESLDDFFFWGEILLNDFNDIDKYLLDANDLFRNISDLKDIERRFEYLSAEQKEAIEKFWGTIGKAGASVNREKFMQIWNKLASVYNRFRDELKKEGLAYTGMLYRDLVENWREETEKLLEAERYLFVGFNALNAAEEKLLSYFKKSGKGQFFWDYDPAFLDDVQHEAGVFIRRNLVKFPMPEGFELTGGDSALRKMTIVSVPGQVAQTQVLNHPKFAGASGAKPRFDETAMVLADEGLLVPLVSAAGAQYNRINITMGYPIQNTPVYSFINLLIELQKNYRYYGNEDSFYYKPVLALLNHQLLANPVTKEIVRSIHRENKIYVRVSDLAQDDLLKVIFSKLSSWEQAADYLMTVIEQLARRLAITAENEADPALEAEYLYQVYLAIQRLQATLREHHPAQISLALFFRILLQHLQRISIPFEGEPLSGLQVMGVLETRNLDFKRLFMFSVNEGRLPNSSATHSFIPYNLRKAFGLPAYEEHDAMYAYYFYRLINRAEEVVMVYDSSGDGMNSGEMSRYLFQLLYDSPVKPEVFQLNFDFKSTEAEPIAIASTQKHRDVLLNRYSERKLSPSALNAYLDCKLKFYFKYIAGIKETDELLEEVDPRLFGNLFHFASELIYSNFVGKQVQKEDLDAMLKNDVLIRKAIHDAFVREYYKDKALKEVKITGKNILIAENLHTYLTRMLENDKEFAPFKIVELEGNCEAEFKIETEAGEKRIKLGGIVDRIDQTKDGLRIIDYKTGRSLVLAFNNFEDFYRRDADNRPKEIFQTLVYSEIYRRMNGTTAIQPSIYKIDTFFTGDFDPTVKMRGQSLTYDLISEPFVESLQELLQEIFSPDNCFDQTTKKRKCESCPYNVICRRV, from the coding sequence ATGGAGCCTTTTCTGAAGCAAGTTGCTCGTCATTTGTACCAATCTCAGCATGAAAAAATCGATCGTGTGACGGTCGTGTTTCCGAGCCGTCGTTCGGGGGTTTTCTTCAATGCCTATTTGAACGAGTTGATTGAGAAACCGATTTTGGGCCCTCAAGCTATTACGATCAATGAACTTGTTTCGAAACTCTCCGGGGTGCAAATATCAGACCACATCAGCCAGATTCTGACGCTCCATCAAATTTACAAAGCCGAAACCGGACATGATGAAAGTCTCGATGACTTCTTTTTCTGGGGTGAGATTTTGTTGAACGATTTCAATGATATCGATAAGTATTTGCTGGATGCCAACGACTTGTTTCGGAATATTTCAGATTTGAAGGATATTGAACGGCGTTTTGAGTATTTGAGCGCGGAGCAGAAAGAGGCGATTGAAAAATTCTGGGGAACCATCGGGAAGGCCGGCGCTTCTGTGAATCGCGAGAAGTTTATGCAGATCTGGAATAAACTGGCTTCGGTTTATAATCGTTTCCGGGATGAACTGAAAAAGGAAGGATTGGCTTACACCGGGATGCTTTATCGTGATCTGGTTGAAAACTGGCGCGAGGAAACTGAAAAACTACTCGAGGCTGAACGATATTTGTTCGTTGGCTTTAACGCGTTGAATGCGGCAGAAGAAAAGCTTTTGAGCTATTTCAAGAAATCCGGGAAAGGACAATTCTTTTGGGATTATGATCCGGCATTTCTGGACGACGTTCAGCACGAGGCGGGCGTTTTCATTCGCCGGAATCTTGTCAAGTTTCCGATGCCTGAAGGTTTTGAACTGACTGGTGGAGATTCAGCGCTTCGGAAGATGACTATCGTTTCGGTGCCCGGGCAAGTGGCGCAGACACAGGTGCTCAACCATCCGAAGTTTGCCGGAGCAAGCGGAGCCAAGCCCCGCTTTGATGAAACCGCGATGGTGCTGGCCGACGAGGGCTTGTTGGTGCCTTTGGTTTCGGCGGCGGGAGCGCAATACAACAGAATCAACATCACAATGGGCTACCCCATTCAAAATACGCCAGTTTACAGTTTTATCAACTTGCTGATTGAGCTGCAGAAGAATTACCGCTATTATGGTAACGAAGATTCGTTTTATTACAAACCGGTGCTGGCTTTGCTGAATCACCAGTTACTGGCTAATCCGGTGACCAAGGAAATTGTGCGCAGCATTCATCGCGAGAACAAAATCTATGTTCGGGTGAGCGATTTGGCTCAGGATGACCTGTTGAAAGTGATTTTTAGCAAGCTCAGCTCGTGGGAGCAAGCAGCCGATTATTTGATGACGGTGATTGAGCAGTTGGCCCGAAGGTTGGCGATTACTGCCGAAAATGAAGCAGACCCTGCTTTGGAAGCGGAGTATTTGTACCAGGTTTATTTGGCCATTCAGCGTTTGCAGGCAACCCTGCGGGAGCATCATCCTGCGCAAATTTCGTTGGCGCTTTTCTTCCGGATTTTGTTGCAGCACTTGCAACGCATCAGCATTCCGTTTGAAGGGGAGCCTCTCTCCGGCCTGCAGGTGATGGGGGTGCTCGAAACCCGGAATCTCGATTTCAAGCGACTATTCATGTTTTCGGTCAACGAGGGACGTTTGCCCAATAGTTCGGCAACGCACTCTTTCATTCCGTACAATTTGCGAAAGGCATTTGGTCTTCCGGCTTACGAGGAGCACGATGCTATGTATGCCTACTATTTCTACCGGCTGATTAATCGGGCAGAGGAGGTGGTGATGGTTTACGATTCGTCGGGCGACGGGATGAACTCCGGAGAAATGAGTCGATACCTGTTTCAATTGTTGTACGACTCGCCTGTAAAGCCGGAAGTGTTTCAGCTGAACTTCGATTTTAAATCGACAGAGGCGGAGCCGATCGCCATTGCTTCAACCCAAAAGCACCGTGATGTTTTATTGAATCGCTATTCCGAACGCAAGCTAAGTCCGAGTGCGTTGAACGCCTATTTGGACTGCAAGTTGAAATTCTATTTCAAATACATTGCGGGCATCAAAGAGACAGATGAACTGCTGGAAGAAGTCGATCCGCGTCTGTTTGGTAACCTTTTTCACTTTGCATCGGAGTTGATTTACAGCAATTTTGTTGGTAAGCAGGTTCAAAAAGAGGATTTGGATGCGATGCTCAAAAACGATGTGCTGATCCGGAAAGCGATACACGACGCTTTTGTGCGGGAATATTATAAGGATAAGGCTCTGAAAGAGGTGAAGATTACCGGGAAGAATATTCTGATTGCGGAAAACCTGCACACTTATCTGACGCGAATGCTGGAGAATGATAAGGAATTTGCACCTTTCAAAATTGTTGAGTTGGAAGGAAACTGCGAGGCTGAATTTAAAATAGAGACTGAAGCCGGTGAAAAGCGAATTAAGCTGGGCGGTATTGTCGACCGGATTGATCAGACCAAAGACGGTTTGCGAATTATTGACTACAAAACCGGAAGAAGCTTAGTGTTGGCCTTCAATAATTTTGAAGATTTTTATCGCCGCGATGCAGATAACCGACCCAAGGAAATCTTTCAAACGCTCGTTTATTCTGAAATCTACCGCCGCATGAACGGAACAACGGCGATTCAGCCATCAATCTATAAAATTGACACGTTCTTCACTGGTGATTTCGATCCAACGGTGAAAATGAGAGGGCAGTCGCTGACTTACGATCTGATCTCGGAGCCTTTTGTCGAGAGTCTGCAGGAATTGCTTCAGGAAATCTTCAGTCCGGATAACTGTTTCGATCAGACAACCAAAAAACGAAAATGTGAGAGTTGTCCCTACAATGTGATTTGTCGTCGCGTATGA
- a CDS encoding glycosyltransferase family 2 protein, translating to MKELSLVVCVYNEEQNIKPLSEQIKAALAGINYEVLFVDDGSTDRTRDEIRAIADEHFLLVELKRNYGQSSALQAGIDQAAGEYVALIDGDLQNDPADIPMMLKMLKDGEWDMVAGVRANRKDGAFLRKIPSKIANYIIRESTGTQMRDLGCTLKVFTAEAVKSIHIYGELHRFIPVLLAFEGSTRLTQVDVNHRAREFGRSKYNLSRTTRVFSDLVLMLFLRKYLQRPMHFFGKLGLVTFGIGALINFYLLILKIFGHDIWGKPLLVLGLILLVAGIQFITTGIIAEMLMRTYFESQQKKPYRIRKVTTVG from the coding sequence ATGAAAGAATTAAGTCTGGTTGTTTGCGTCTACAACGAAGAGCAGAATATTAAGCCACTTAGCGAGCAGATTAAAGCTGCCTTGGCAGGTATTAATTACGAAGTCCTTTTCGTTGACGACGGAAGCACCGACCGCACCCGCGACGAGATTCGTGCAATCGCCGATGAACACTTTTTATTGGTGGAACTGAAACGTAATTACGGGCAAAGTTCGGCGCTTCAGGCAGGTATTGATCAGGCTGCCGGTGAATATGTTGCCCTGATTGACGGCGATTTGCAAAACGACCCGGCTGATATCCCGATGATGCTGAAAATGCTGAAAGACGGCGAGTGGGACATGGTTGCCGGAGTACGTGCAAATCGGAAGGATGGTGCTTTTTTGCGCAAAATCCCAAGTAAGATTGCCAATTACATCATTCGCGAATCCACCGGAACGCAAATGCGTGATTTGGGCTGTACCCTCAAGGTTTTCACCGCCGAGGCTGTAAAAAGCATTCATATTTACGGCGAACTTCACCGCTTCATCCCGGTGTTGCTGGCATTCGAAGGTTCAACACGCCTGACCCAGGTCGATGTAAACCACCGTGCCCGCGAGTTTGGCCGTTCAAAATATAACTTGAGCCGCACCACCCGTGTATTCAGTGATTTGGTGCTGATGCTCTTCCTGCGCAAATATTTGCAGCGCCCGATGCACTTTTTCGGAAAGTTAGGATTGGTGACTTTCGGAATCGGTGCACTTATCAATTTCTACTTGTTGATTTTGAAGATTTTTGGTCACGATATTTGGGGGAAACCCCTGTTGGTGCTTGGTCTGATTTTGCTGGTTGCCGGTATTCAGTTCATCACGACCGGTATTATTGCCGAAATGCTGATGCGTACTTACTTTGAATCACAACAAAAGAAACCCTACCGCATTCGCAAGGTGACAACTGTGGGATAG
- the trmD gene encoding tRNA (guanosine(37)-N1)-methyltransferase TrmD — protein MRIDILTVVPELLESPFKHSILKRAQDNGVVEIHVHNIRDFSTDKHRKVDDYAFSGGAGMVMTIQPIEDAINHLKSQRDYDEVIYTSPDGEVFNQRIANQCSLYKNIIILCGHYKGVDQRVRDYLITREISIGDYVLTGGEMAAAVMVDAIVRLIPGAMSDETSALTDSFQDNLLSPPVYTRPADYKGWKVPDVLLSGNDRQVDEWKEKQAWERTKRLRPDLLEGHE, from the coding sequence ATGCGTATCGATATTCTTACCGTTGTACCCGAATTGCTGGAAAGTCCGTTCAAGCATTCTATTTTGAAACGCGCCCAGGACAACGGCGTGGTTGAAATTCACGTGCACAACATCCGCGATTTTTCAACCGACAAACACCGGAAAGTTGACGACTACGCATTTAGTGGTGGCGCTGGCATGGTGATGACCATCCAACCGATTGAGGACGCGATCAATCATTTGAAGTCGCAGCGCGATTACGACGAAGTGATTTACACCAGCCCTGACGGAGAAGTGTTCAACCAACGGATTGCCAACCAGTGCTCGCTTTATAAAAACATCATCATCCTTTGCGGACACTACAAAGGAGTTGATCAACGCGTGCGCGACTACCTGATTACCCGCGAAATTTCAATAGGCGACTACGTACTAACGGGAGGAGAAATGGCGGCCGCCGTTATGGTCGACGCGATCGTGCGCCTGATTCCGGGAGCCATGTCAGATGAAACTTCCGCTTTAACAGATTCATTTCAGGACAACTTACTGAGCCCACCGGTTTACACACGCCCGGCTGACTACAAAGGCTGGAAAGTGCCGGATGTTCTACTGAGCGGAAATGACCGGCAAGTGGACGAATGGAAAGAAAAGCAAGCGTGGGAGCGCACCAAGCGACTTCGCCCCGACCTGTTGGAAGGACACGAATAA
- a CDS encoding Hsp20/alpha crystallin family protein, translating to MKLVKVNPAYSFNAVDRLLNDFFQEGLKNDRYAKNEIKVQPATNIFDYNEFVKIEMQIPGFSKEQVKITLDNDVLIVKGEMAKEEKEEVNYSRVEFKVSDFEKKFKLNHELDAEKVQANFSNGILILTIAKKEEQKPVVKNIEIA from the coding sequence ATGAAATTAGTAAAAGTAAATCCGGCTTACAGCTTTAATGCAGTTGATCGTTTGTTGAACGACTTTTTTCAGGAAGGTTTGAAGAATGACCGTTATGCGAAGAATGAAATCAAGGTTCAACCCGCAACAAACATTTTCGATTACAACGAATTTGTGAAAATTGAAATGCAAATCCCGGGATTCAGCAAAGAACAGGTCAAAATCACCCTCGACAACGACGTGTTGATCGTGAAGGGAGAAATGGCAAAAGAGGAAAAAGAAGAAGTCAACTATTCGAGAGTTGAATTTAAAGTTTCAGATTTTGAGAAGAAGTTTAAATTGAACCATGAATTGGACGCTGAAAAGGTGCAGGCAAATTTCTCGAACGGTATCTTGATTCTGACGATTGCCAAGAAAGAAGAACAGAAGCCGGTGGTCAAAAATATTGAAATTGCTTAA
- a CDS encoding AsmA family protein: MGEKRKVIRKKKLRRIITLILAVIAVVSVWLALAAPGYIHRHINEYVLESTNGEYELYFSDIRANLYTQTVRIDSLRLIPQKTDEDHYSISATQLTASGISVFDFFLHKELRIQLLRIQKPEFEIYGRDGQKRDALDKQALFAKLKPFFSKQLKLVTIDEISLEQAHFDHYRLDEQVKTLSSIKDLDVGIQNFTMDSDILSSENEFFNADDIYIKIKDFNRALGDSIHRLQVAELTYSIEKNSITGKNMSLAPVDTTNRKSSLYWINIPEIKLSSEKLRTILGNDSVNIDSVLIKDADIRVKPGTEIKRINFRELKKYDLFELVKHDFNFVRVGQLDLEAKRLFFEPKSAEVDNSQLYEGVEVKAANFQLDSIDNTRLEKVLYSDNFELSIQSYSLKLNDKVHLFQAENILVSSSDSLMKAESISLKPQENSPTIPVTVQLNCDSLVMQKVDLPRLFHFRELPLNLLSVYHPQITVNQKIDKDDDEDIDEQSMLYNFIRDYIKGVYANLIAIDSGHIEFNDLRKKVDEGHISTDFDFRLTDFSLDSISARQTDKLFFATNLELNFSNYQMKLADQLHILNVGKIEVSSLKQSATISQLRLSPDKKQNLERALKRLNRSELYDIRIPRLTLLNTDIHHAFFRKKLNINKFNILKPKIYLEVFAHNRTQNKKLNIDEFYDLVSDYITDIRIENFNVDDGDFQFVNHSRKGKTINLTNRFSLNLDHFLLNAAELHSKRMLFSDNFELKIKDHLFKLSDNVHYLKASEISFSSKNSTGTIKNALLYPEITSEAYSSLPWHLQISIPQINLKQVNLEKAIFNETLNVGAVEVESPLMKFYKNKKEQNKFNFKDLSIPLPEELKELSLGKLTLRNGKLVINNVVANKDEQLAEASVDFELEQVNLKRSENNKTARFSSGAIETNFSDIRISPKKIPYTIGIKRIRYSSVDQLLDLTDLNIKNEQNTAAQIQSISMPRLKFEKLNATDAFDHNRFHASKLIVTNPVFTLKKTERDQSRNPFYIRLSDDLSAVMDELSAEEVLVENATLNLIGKKRTTKFDQVDITMSDVKLDSIQSTTPLGAKDLSIVRRNIQYTDKQKLYDLLIDQFAYSTQDKNIVLKGLHVIPRYGPDKFQQFIDFQQDYYSGDINQVKFEKIDIDRWFEEKEFTGTVIDIDRLNLLIFRDKRLPFNMDRYPPMPQNLIRSIDLPFFFDTLKISNSNFIYTEQLDEIPEPGRVSFERLNAKLYPFTNLETVFAQHPDLRLKASTYLMGVSQMDVQVKFNMQSPANRFEAKGSLSPFDLTTMNPITENAASISIRSGQLNRFEFEFEGDSTVANGKLRFAYDDLKITILAHKNGNTKEAKFLSFLANSLMVKSKHPRTRILLPDDIHYYRDPNKSTLNYLWKSVFSGAKNTFGVKEDSD; this comes from the coding sequence ATGGGTGAAAAGAGAAAGGTCATACGAAAGAAAAAATTACGTCGGATTATTACCCTAATTTTAGCAGTAATTGCTGTGGTTTCGGTATGGCTGGCGCTTGCTGCTCCCGGCTACATTCACCGACACATTAACGAATACGTACTTGAATCCACAAACGGAGAATACGAACTTTATTTCTCCGACATTCGTGCCAATCTTTACACACAAACCGTGCGGATTGACTCGCTAAGACTGATTCCGCAAAAGACCGATGAAGACCATTATTCAATCTCTGCGACTCAATTAACTGCATCCGGGATTTCTGTTTTTGATTTCTTCCTGCACAAAGAATTACGAATCCAGTTGCTTCGGATTCAAAAGCCTGAATTTGAAATCTACGGACGCGACGGTCAAAAGCGGGATGCCCTGGACAAACAGGCACTGTTTGCCAAGTTAAAACCATTCTTCAGCAAGCAACTGAAACTGGTCACTATTGATGAAATCAGCCTCGAACAGGCGCACTTCGACCACTACCGTCTCGACGAGCAAGTCAAAACGTTGAGTTCTATCAAAGACTTGGATGTTGGAATCCAAAATTTCACCATGGACTCGGATATTCTAAGCAGCGAGAATGAGTTCTTCAATGCTGACGACATTTATATCAAAATCAAAGATTTTAACCGGGCATTGGGCGACAGTATCCACCGGTTGCAGGTAGCAGAATTGACCTATTCGATCGAGAAAAACAGCATCACCGGGAAAAACATGAGCCTGGCTCCGGTAGATACCACAAACCGAAAATCCAGCCTTTACTGGATTAATATTCCTGAAATAAAATTAAGCTCCGAAAAGCTCCGGACGATCCTCGGCAACGATTCGGTCAATATTGATTCGGTGCTGATTAAAGATGCCGACATTCGGGTGAAGCCCGGCACAGAAATCAAACGGATCAACTTTCGCGAACTCAAAAAATATGATCTGTTCGAACTGGTCAAACACGACTTCAACTTTGTTCGCGTTGGCCAACTCGACCTCGAAGCGAAACGCCTTTTCTTCGAACCCAAATCAGCGGAGGTTGACAATTCCCAGCTCTACGAAGGCGTTGAAGTCAAAGCAGCCAATTTTCAACTCGACTCGATCGACAATACCCGGCTCGAGAAAGTACTTTATTCCGACAATTTTGAGCTTTCAATTCAATCCTATTCACTGAAACTGAATGATAAAGTCCACTTATTTCAGGCTGAGAACATTCTGGTGTCAAGCAGCGATAGTCTGATGAAAGCAGAGTCGATCAGTCTTAAACCTCAGGAAAACAGTCCGACAATTCCGGTAACCGTCCAACTGAACTGTGACAGCCTGGTAATGCAGAAGGTTGATCTCCCCCGACTTTTTCATTTTCGTGAACTGCCGCTCAACCTGCTATCGGTGTACCACCCGCAGATTACGGTTAATCAAAAAATCGACAAAGACGACGACGAGGACATCGACGAGCAAAGTATGCTCTACAACTTTATTCGCGATTACATTAAAGGTGTTTATGCGAACCTGATTGCCATCGACAGCGGGCACATTGAATTTAACGACCTGCGCAAGAAAGTCGATGAAGGGCATATTTCCACTGATTTTGATTTCCGGCTAACGGATTTTTCGCTCGATTCAATCAGTGCGCGACAAACCGACAAATTGTTTTTCGCCACCAATCTGGAGCTTAATTTTTCGAACTACCAAATGAAACTGGCCGACCAGCTGCACATCTTAAATGTTGGGAAAATAGAAGTTTCGAGCTTAAAACAGTCGGCAACAATCAGTCAACTAAGACTTTCACCTGATAAAAAACAGAATCTGGAACGAGCACTGAAACGCCTGAATCGCTCTGAATTGTATGATATTCGGATTCCCCGGTTAACCTTACTGAACACCGACATTCATCATGCGTTTTTCAGGAAAAAACTCAACATCAACAAATTCAATATTCTTAAGCCTAAAATCTACCTGGAGGTTTTTGCACACAATCGCACTCAGAATAAAAAGCTCAATATTGACGAATTCTACGACCTGGTCAGCGACTACATCACGGATATCCGGATTGAAAATTTCAATGTGGATGACGGCGATTTCCAATTCGTCAATCACAGTCGGAAAGGGAAAACCATCAACCTGACCAACCGTTTCAGTTTGAACCTGGATCATTTTTTACTGAACGCAGCAGAGCTTCACTCGAAACGAATGCTCTTCTCCGATAATTTCGAGCTGAAAATTAAAGATCACTTGTTCAAGCTGTCGGATAACGTGCATTATCTGAAGGCGAGTGAGATCAGTTTCTCGTCCAAAAACTCGACAGGGACAATCAAGAACGCACTGCTGTACCCTGAAATCACCAGCGAAGCTTACAGCTCTTTGCCCTGGCACCTTCAAATTAGTATCCCGCAAATCAACCTGAAACAGGTGAACCTTGAAAAAGCGATTTTCAACGAAACGCTCAACGTGGGAGCTGTTGAAGTGGAATCGCCGTTGATGAAATTTTACAAGAACAAAAAGGAACAAAACAAATTCAACTTCAAGGACCTGAGCATTCCGCTGCCTGAGGAGCTCAAAGAGTTGAGTCTGGGTAAACTGACCCTTCGAAATGGCAAATTGGTCATCAATAATGTTGTTGCTAATAAAGATGAACAACTTGCCGAAGCTTCTGTCGATTTTGAATTGGAGCAGGTGAATCTGAAACGCTCAGAGAATAACAAAACGGCTCGTTTCTCATCAGGAGCGATTGAAACAAATTTCAGCGATATCCGAATTTCACCAAAGAAAATCCCGTACACCATCGGGATTAAGCGCATCCGGTATTCGTCAGTGGATCAGTTGCTGGATTTAACGGATCTGAACATTAAAAACGAACAAAACACAGCCGCCCAAATTCAGTCGATTTCGATGCCACGCTTGAAATTTGAAAAGCTGAATGCAACTGATGCCTTCGACCACAACCGCTTCCATGCATCCAAACTAATTGTCACCAACCCGGTATTTACCCTCAAGAAAACAGAACGCGACCAATCCAGAAACCCGTTTTACATCAGGCTTTCTGACGACTTGAGCGCCGTTATGGACGAACTGTCTGCTGAGGAAGTACTGGTTGAAAATGCGACCTTGAACCTGATCGGCAAGAAGCGAACAACCAAATTCGATCAGGTCGATATTACCATGAGCGACGTCAAACTGGACAGCATTCAATCGACGACACCGCTGGGAGCAAAAGACCTTTCGATCGTTCGCCGGAACATTCAATACACCGATAAGCAAAAACTCTACGATCTGCTGATCGACCAGTTTGCCTACTCAACGCAGGACAAAAACATTGTACTGAAAGGGCTACACGTTATTCCGCGCTACGGCCCCGACAAGTTCCAACAGTTTATTGATTTCCAGCAGGATTACTATTCGGGCGATATTAACCAAGTGAAATTTGAAAAGATTGACATCGACCGATGGTTTGAGGAGAAAGAATTTACGGGCACCGTTATTGACATCGACCGTTTGAACCTTTTGATATTTCGCGATAAACGACTTCCGTTTAACATGGATCGTTATCCGCCGATGCCGCAAAATCTGATTCGAAGTATTGATTTGCCGTTTTTCTTCGACACCTTGAAAATAAGCAATTCAAACTTTATTTACACTGAACAACTTGATGAAATTCCCGAGCCCGGACGGGTTAGTTTTGAACGATTAAACGCCAAATTGTACCCATTTACGAACCTGGAAACGGTTTTCGCGCAACACCCCGACCTGCGGTTGAAAGCGTCAACATACCTGATGGGTGTCAGCCAAATGGATGTACAGGTGAAATTCAACATGCAGTCGCCGGCCAATCGTTTCGAAGCGAAAGGATCACTGAGTCCGTTTGATCTGACAACCATGAACCCGATCACAGAGAATGCGGCGTCAATTTCGATCCGATCCGGACAACTGAACCGCTTTGAGTTTGAATTTGAAGGAGATTCAACGGTGGCAAACGGCAAGCTTCGTTTTGCCTACGACGATCTAAAGATCACCATCCTGGCGCACAAAAACGGGAATACCAAGGAAGCCAAATTCCTGAGTTTCCTGGCCAATAGCTTGATGGTAAAATCGAAACATCCGCGAACCCGCATTCTGCTTCCGGACGATATTCATTACTACCGCGATCCGAATAAATCGACGTTGAACTATCTGTGGAAATCCGTTTTCAGCGGGGCGAAAAATACCTTCGGCGTCAAAGAAGACTCGGATTAA
- a CDS encoding SIMPL domain-containing protein, giving the protein MKTIYALLAFLLISPFVKAQTTVNPLESTPYIEVTGDGEMEVIPDEIYLQFTLQERYEGRSKSDLNKLESELKKKLSAAGFDIKNLSLADASSDYVTIKRKQKDVLASKDYQMKIATTDELARLWDILDNVKAENAFISRVDHSQMEELKKEVKIMAVKNAKEKADYLLGALDEQTGKILFLQERESYVQPYVRKTMATMTMMDESADTAPMKEPEIGFQKIKLNYKVFARFAIQ; this is encoded by the coding sequence ATGAAAACAATCTACGCACTACTGGCATTTTTGCTGATCAGCCCTTTTGTAAAGGCGCAAACAACCGTTAATCCACTCGAGTCGACACCTTACATTGAAGTTACCGGCGACGGAGAAATGGAAGTCATCCCGGATGAAATTTACCTCCAATTCACTTTGCAGGAGCGCTATGAAGGACGCAGCAAATCGGATCTGAACAAGCTGGAGAGCGAATTAAAAAAGAAACTTTCGGCCGCCGGGTTCGACATCAAGAACCTGTCGTTGGCCGACGCGAGTTCGGACTACGTGACCATCAAACGCAAGCAAAAGGATGTTTTAGCCTCGAAAGATTACCAAATGAAGATTGCGACAACCGATGAATTGGCGCGGCTTTGGGATATTCTGGATAACGTGAAAGCTGAAAATGCTTTCATTAGCCGGGTTGACCACAGCCAGATGGAAGAGCTTAAAAAGGAAGTAAAAATTATGGCCGTGAAAAATGCGAAAGAAAAAGCCGACTACCTGCTTGGTGCACTTGATGAGCAGACCGGTAAAATTTTATTTCTTCAGGAACGCGAGAGCTACGTTCAACCTTACGTGCGCAAAACTATGGCAACAATGACAATGATGGACGAAAGCGCCGATACAGCACCTATGAAAGAGCCTGAAATTGGTTTTCAAAAAATCAAACTGAATTACAAAGTGTTTGCTCGTTTCGCCATTCAATAA